ACCGACTACAACCAAAAACAACTAGCCAACACAGGACGCCACTTCTCCGATGACAGACATCGGGGCGGGACGCCTTTTCGTCTTGTCGGCGCTGCACCATTAGCACAAGGAAAACAATATGCTGCACCACCGGATCAGCCTGCTCGCACTGGGCATTCTCGCGTCCACCGCCGCTCTGGCCGAGGACCAGTCCACCGCCAAGGGCTTCGTCGAAGACAGCCACATGGACCTGTTCTTCCGCAACGCTTACATGAACCGCGACTACAAGCACGGTCGTGACGACAAGGCCGAGTGGGGTCAGGCCGCCACCGCGACCTTCACCTCCGGCTTCACCCAGGGCACCGTGGGCTTCGGCGTCGACGCATTCGGCATGTACGCCGTGCGCCTGGACGGCGGCCGGGGCAAGAGCGGTGCCGCCGGCATCGACTTCTTCAAGCAGGGCGACAGCGGCGAGGCTGCCGACGACCTGGCCCGCGCCGGTGGCGCGGTGAAAGCCCGCTTCTCCAACACCGTGATCAAGTACGGCGACCAGATGCCGGCCCTGCCGGTACTCAGCTACGACAACTCCCGCCTGCTGCCGGAAAGCTTCACCGGCACCCTGATCACCTCCAAGGAGATCGAAGGCCTGGAACTGAACGTCGGCCGCTTCACCTCGGAAACCCGCAAGAGCGCCGAAGGGCGTGACAGCGGCGGCCTGAATCGCATCGACGTATTCGGCGGCAGCTACAAGTTCACCGACACCTTCAGCGGCTCGCTGTACGGCTACGAGAGCGAAGACGTCGCCCGCAAGCAGTACATGAACCTGAACTACGTCATCCCGATGGCCGACCGCGAGTCGCTGACCTTCGACTTCAACGGCTACCGCACCCGTGTGAACGAAGACTTCGCTGCCGACAACGGTATCGACGGCACCAAGAACACCATCTGGAGCCTGTCGGCCGCCTACAACATCGGCGCCCACACCTTCATGGTCGCGCACCAGCGCAACAACGGCGACTCGGGCTACCAGTACGGCTGGTACCAGAACCAGGGCGGCCTGGGCGACGGCGGCACCACCATCTGGCTGGCCAACTCCTACTGGTCGGACTTCAACGGCGAGGACGAGCGCTCCTGGCAGGGCAGCTACAGCCTGGACTTCTCCGAGTACGGTGTTCCGGGTCTGAGCTACACCGTGGCCTACGTCTACGGCGACAACATCAAGACCGACGAGACCAGCAACGGCAAAGAGCGCGAAATCTTCAACCAGCTCAAGTACGTGGTACCGAGCGGCCCGGCCAAGGACCTGTCGGTCAAACTGCGCGGTTCCTGGCTGCGCGTGTCGAACGACGCCCGCTCCTACAACGACGACGGCAACGAAGTCCGCGTCTTCGTCGAGTACCCGGTCAACATCTTCTGATGCGCTGATCGACGCTTGATGCACAACGCCCCGCGGCAGCGATGCCACGGGGCGTTTTTCATTCCCGTCCGCGGCGGTTGCGCGAGCGCAGCAGGCACAGCGGCGGCAACGACAGGCGCAGGATGTGCAGGGACAACAGCAGAATCAGCGCGCCGGCAATGAAGGAGCCCAGGCGCTGGCCCGGCTCCAGCGTCTCGTTCAGGGTGTTGAGGAACAGCATCGCGCTGCCACCCAGCATGCAGGCCAGCAGGAAGATCGAGAGGATGTAGACCTTCAGGGTCAGCAGGCGCCAGTGCCAGCGCATGCGCCGACGCGGGGGAACCTCATCGGCGGGGGGATTGGGCATGGTCCGTTGCCTCCTGTCAGTTTTCCGTCAACGCAGGCTCTATGAACCCATTAGCGTCGACATACTGGCAGTATGCTAGCCACCCCCCAGGGAAAATGCCAAGACGCCGCCGCCGACTCGGGCCCGCGGCGGCGCCAACCGACGAACGGCGGGGTTCAGCGCACCACGCTGTTGATGTCGTGGCGGTTGAGCGAAGTACGCATTTCCTCGTACCACTCCGGAATCATTTCCTTCAGACGCTCCTTGGCATCCTCCAGCTTGAACGGCTGGGTGTAGCGCTTCTTGCGGTACGAGTAGATGTAGTAGGTGCCGTTGCGGTAGAGGATGCGGTCGAAGGTGTAGAAGCCGATGTGCGTGCCGTTGCAGCGCGCGGTCAGCACCATGTCGCCCTCTTCGTAGGGCAGCACGCCCTCGGCGCAGTCGTAGGTGAAGAACTCGCGCACGTCGTCCCAGGCCACGCCATCGCTGCTGGCATGCAGGAAGGCCTCCGCCT
This Pseudomonas sp. ATCC 13867 DNA region includes the following protein-coding sequences:
- a CDS encoding OprD family porin: MLHHRISLLALGILASTAALAEDQSTAKGFVEDSHMDLFFRNAYMNRDYKHGRDDKAEWGQAATATFTSGFTQGTVGFGVDAFGMYAVRLDGGRGKSGAAGIDFFKQGDSGEAADDLARAGGAVKARFSNTVIKYGDQMPALPVLSYDNSRLLPESFTGTLITSKEIEGLELNVGRFTSETRKSAEGRDSGGLNRIDVFGGSYKFTDTFSGSLYGYESEDVARKQYMNLNYVIPMADRESLTFDFNGYRTRVNEDFAADNGIDGTKNTIWSLSAAYNIGAHTFMVAHQRNNGDSGYQYGWYQNQGGLGDGGTTIWLANSYWSDFNGEDERSWQGSYSLDFSEYGVPGLSYTVAYVYGDNIKTDETSNGKEREIFNQLKYVVPSGPAKDLSVKLRGSWLRVSNDARSYNDDGNEVRVFVEYPVNIF